Proteins from a genomic interval of Salvelinus alpinus chromosome 7, SLU_Salpinus.1, whole genome shotgun sequence:
- the LOC139580798 gene encoding myb/SANT-like DNA-binding domain-containing protein 4 isoform X2, translating into MATRAAYFSPSEAQILMEAYEEVKDIIKKKGNTATVIKQREKAWQSIADRLNALNMNGPKRTWQQVKIKYKNILQNAVKKNTHRQGTGGGSPKADLTPAEDMALELNKGRPVLEGIPGGKETSIGSSQDATRFIQVSGSTVFLLEPPAQAPDDADPGEGPSAAATAHDGDDDEEETISLDSRRHEDPDAIQWENQPGNISSQAIRKLYGNHLRRQIELADIDIQYKKKKMENLALESEIKKRTIRKLDLEIKKLEREVRYAFNVHCMLTVTQMY; encoded by the exons atggcaactagagccgcgtacttttccccgtcggaagcacaaatcctcatggaggcatacgaggaggtaaaagatataattaagaagaaaggcaacaccgccacagtgataaagcaaagagaaaaagcgtggcaaagtattgcagaccgcctgaatgc attaaacatgaacgggccaaaacggacatggcagcaggtcaaaatcaaatacaagaacattctgcagaatg cagtgaaaaagaatacccacagacaaggcacgggtggtgggtcaccaaaggctgaccttaccccagcagaggacatggccttggagctaaataaaggcaggcccgtcttagaggggatccctggggggaaagagacgagcataggttcctcccaagatgccacccgcttcattcaag tgtctggcagcactgtgttcctgttagagccaccagcacaagcaccagacgatgctgatcca ggtgaaggccccagtgcagcagcaacagcacatgatggagacgatgatgaggaggagaccatctctctggattccagaaggcatgag gacccagatgctatacagtgggaaaaccagcctggcaacata agctcacaagctatcagaaagttgtatggcaaccacctccggcgccaaatagaactggcagacatagacattcagtacaagaagaaaaagatggaaaatcttgcactggagtccgaaataaaaaagaggacaattaggaaactggaccttgaaataaaaaaacttgagagggaggtgagatatgccttcaatgtacactgtatgctaactgtaacacaaatgtattaa
- the LOC139580798 gene encoding myb/SANT-like DNA-binding domain-containing protein 4 isoform X3: protein MATRAAYFSPSEAQILMEAYEEVKDIIKKKGNTATVIKQREKAWQSIADRLNALNMNGPKRTWQQVKIKYKNILQNAVKKNTHRQGTGGGSPKADLTPAEDMALELNKGRPVLEGIPGGKETSIGSSQDATRFIQVSGSTVFLLEPPAQAPDDADPGEGPSAAATAHDGDDDEEETISLDSRRHEDPDAIQWENQPGNISSQAIRKLYGNHLRRQIELADIDIQYKKKKMENLALESEIKKRTIRKLDLEIKKLERELQEDDTAQNKN, encoded by the exons atggcaactagagccgcgtacttttccccgtcggaagcacaaatcctcatggaggcatacgaggaggtaaaagatataattaagaagaaaggcaacaccgccacagtgataaagcaaagagaaaaagcgtggcaaagtattgcagaccgcctgaatgc attaaacatgaacgggccaaaacggacatggcagcaggtcaaaatcaaatacaagaacattctgcagaatg cagtgaaaaagaatacccacagacaaggcacgggtggtgggtcaccaaaggctgaccttaccccagcagaggacatggccttggagctaaataaaggcaggcccgtcttagaggggatccctggggggaaagagacgagcataggttcctcccaagatgccacccgcttcattcaag tgtctggcagcactgtgttcctgttagagccaccagcacaagcaccagacgatgctgatcca ggtgaaggccccagtgcagcagcaacagcacatgatggagacgatgatgaggaggagaccatctctctggattccagaaggcatgag gacccagatgctatacagtgggaaaaccagcctggcaacata agctcacaagctatcagaaagttgtatggcaaccacctccggcgccaaatagaactggcagacatagacattcagtacaagaagaaaaagatggaaaatcttgcactggagtccgaaataaaaaagaggacaattaggaaactggaccttgaaataaaaaaacttgagagggag ctccaagaagatgacacagctcaaaataaaaattag
- the LOC139580798 gene encoding putative nuclease HARBI1 isoform X1: MKAQNCVFLSALTMACPFVRDVVDEEALVLRRAFRRERVFRDRLDPLAFPDDHLYERYRFSADGIRYLWRLLGPRIKHRTARSHALSVEQMVCVALRFFASGAFLYSVGDAEQLNKATICRTIRSVCLAIKALADVFISFPGHRRLCDIKEEFYRIAGFPNVIGAVDCTHIRIKAPSGAHEADFVNRKSFHSINVQMVCNADCVISNVVAKWPGSVHDSRIFRASEIYQCLSQGEFSGVLLGDRGYGCQPFLLTPFTDPQEAQQAYNHAHARTRARVEMTFGLLKARFHCLHKLRVSPVRACDITVACAVLHNVACLRKERAPRVPPAMDWDNPAIFPDDDSGRLLRDQYVLNYFS; the protein is encoded by the exons atgaaggcccaaaattgtgtgttcctttctgctctgacaatggcatgcccattcgtgcgagatgtggtggatgaagaagcacttgtgctgaggagagccttcaggcgagaaagggtcttcagggaccggttggacccactggccttccctgatgaccatctatatgaaagatacaggttttctgcagatggcatcaggtatctatggagactactgggtcccaggattaagcaccgcactgcacggagccatgcactgagtgtggagcaaatggtttgtgtggccttgcgcttttttgctagtggagccttcctgtactcagtgggggatgcagaacagctgaacaaggccacaatttgccgcacaataaggagtgtgtgtctggctatcaaagcattagcagatgtcttcatctccttccctggccacagaagactctgtgacatcaaagaggagttctataggattgcag gtttccccaatgtcattggtgcagtggactgcacacacataaggataaaagccccctcaggtgcccatgaggccgattttgtgaataggaaatcctttcacagcattaatgttcag atggtctgcaatgctgactgtgtgatcagcaatgttgtggcaaaatggcctggctcagtccatgactccagaatctttcgggcctctgaaatctatcagtgcctatcacaag gtgaattctctggtgtgttgctgggagacagggggtatggctgccagccttttctcctgacacctttcacagacccccaggaagcacagcaggcctacaaccatgcccatgccaggaccagggccagagttgaaatgacctttggcctcctgaaggcacgctttcactgccttcacaaattaagggtcagccctgttagggcatgtgatattactgtggcttgtgctgtcctccacaatgtggcctgcctgaggaaggagagggcccccagagtgccaccagccatggactgggacaatccggcaatcttccctgatgacgacagtggtcggctgctgagggaccaatatgtgttgaattattttagttag